Part of the Thiohalophilus sp. genome is shown below.
GCGAGATCCTGCCAAAACGCCTGGTTGCCGTTATATTGGATGACACATTGATTGAAACACCCCTGCAAGCCATATCACATACCCGGTTCGATGCCATCGCCCGGCAGCTGCAACAGTGGGAAATCACCCCCGGCGGCAGCGAAGGCTATCGCACCGCGGAGGTCACCCTGGGCGGTGTCGACTGTGATGAGCTCTCTTCCAAAACCATGGAATCCAGACGCATCCCCGGCCTCTATTTCATCGGCGAGGTGGTGGATGTCACCGGCTGGCTCGGCGGCTATAATTTTCAATGGGCCTGGTCCTCGGGCTGGGTGGCCGGCCAGGTGGTTTAACCAAAAACCGTCGAATAACGTTACCGGGTATTATGCAAAACGGAGTCATGCCATGAAGCCTGTTTTTCGCAGTGTACTGCAACGGATCGCAACCGGCCTGTTGCTGATCGTAGTGTCAACCGCACCATTGATCGATGTCGCATCGGCCGGGGAAAACGTCAATCCCGATATCAATCGCCATTATCAGGATCCGGATTTTGCACGCTGGCAGAGCACTTTTGAGCGGCGCGGACGGGAAGTCTACGATCAACGGCACGCGATTATCGAGGCGCTCGATCTAGAACCAGGTATGCGTATCGCCGACGTGGGGGCCGGTACCGGCCTGTTCACCCGATTGTTCGCCCAGCAGGTCGGCGCGACCGGCAAAGTCTATGCCGTGGATATTGCCCAAAACTTTATCGATAACACTCTGCGTACGGCCCGCGAACAGGATCTGAATAATGTCGAGGGGGTAGTGAACGATCAACAGTCCACCCACCTGCCCGCGAAGAGCGTTGACCTGGTCTTCTTAAGCGACACCTATCACCATTTTGAATA
Proteins encoded:
- a CDS encoding class I SAM-dependent methyltransferase: MKPVFRSVLQRIATGLLLIVVSTAPLIDVASAGENVNPDINRHYQDPDFARWQSTFERRGREVYDQRHAIIEALDLEPGMRIADVGAGTGLFTRLFAQQVGATGKVYAVDIAQNFIDNTLRTAREQDLNNVEGVVNDQQSTHLPAKSVDLVFLSDTYHHFE